GTGGTTGATAGCGTTAATAGGATTAATTATAGGAATTAGTTATTTAACGGTGTATTTAATAACAACTCCTTATCAATTAATAACTAATGGTGCATTAGTTAGCTGTTTGGTGACAGGTGTTTTACTGTTATCACTGTTTGCACGTATACAAAATGGTGAGTATGCCTATCCACGATGGTGTGTTTTTATTATTGTCATATTACTAACTATTTGTGGTCAGCTATTATTAAAGTATTGGGATCCATTATTTATAGATGTAGTAGGGCGTAAACGTTATTGGTCAATAATGGCAGAGCCAAGTCGTATTTATTACATAACCAGTTGGGCATTATTAGCAATTTTATTACTGATAGCAACTTGTTGGCTGTTATTAAGACTCACTAAACGCTTTGTGGTATTTGGCTTTTATGAACTTTCACCAGTAGCCATACTAGTAGGTTTTAGTGCTTGGATGATTGGTTTAGATAGCTATCTAAATCCCTCTCTATTAAAAACCTTAAGCATTGATTTGGCTGGTCTATTAAGTATTACCAATGAAAATATAATGCAGTGGCTATATAGAGGATTAATCGCTATTTTTATTTTAATCAAAATAGTGATTGCTATACTTTATCAGAAAAAGTGGTTAGAAAAAGTACAACGGCTATTATGGATTAGTATTACTATTTGGCTGGTTATGTTATTAGCTAATATGGCGCTAATAGCACTAACAAATTTATTTATTAGTTATATTGGTATTGCTGGTATTATAATAAGCTATTATGTATTAGTAGCTATGGTTACTGTGTTAATATTTCAATTATTTTTAAAGGAATAAGTTATTAAAGAATTTTTATAAATAAAATAAATTTATATTAGTTCAATAACTTGGTTTTATAGCAAAACTTTATAAAAGATTATTTATTTGCTTTTTAGGCAATTAATTTTATAAGTTTGTATTAAGGGGAAAGGCAAATGAATAGTATTGTGTCTATTACAGACATTATGACAAAAGCGCAGTATTGCCATAGTCAACAAAACAGTAAACAAGCATTGCAATATTACTTACAAGAAGCAGATAAAGGAAATGCAGATGCTATGTTTAGCATTGCTTGCATCTATCGTTATAGTGATGATGTTAAACGAGATTGTGGGCAAGCATTACAGTGGTTTCAAAAGGCTGCTGATAATGGTGTTATAGAAGCACTGTATGAAGCAGGACTAATTCTTGTGGATGAAAAAGACTATCAACAAGCATTCAATTATTTTTTAAAAGCGGCTGATCAAAATAATATCAATGCCATGTTTGAGATTGCTCACTTGTATCTAAATGGTGAGGGTGTGCAAGAAGATCAGCAGCAAGCAAAAATATGGTTTAAAAAAGCAGCTGAGTTAGGGCATGAAGGGGCACAAGAGGAATTAGATAGAATGCAGATTTTTAAGTTACTTAATAAGTAAGACTTTGTCTAATTAACAAGTTGTATTAGCTCAGATTTGAGCTGCTACTTGTGTGGCTTAGAGTCACGCTTAATCTGACAGGCTGCTTTGTGCCAATAAATAGCGGACATTTTTTTGATATTAGCTCCATATAAATAAGTTGTAATTACATACATTTATTACCCAAAGAATTGTTCTCATTTGTTACATGCGTTCTCTGATGGACACGTATTGATAGTTATTTTGTATGGCTACAATACCATATTCTAGATTGATGATCATTGGTGGACTTTTTACGAATCTCAAATTGTTTAGACTCATGAAGTACATGACGCCAACTGCTACAACCGTATCTCTTAGGTAAGTGATCCGCTCCGTGTTGTTTGATATATTCAATAGCACATTGCAAAGATGTCCATCCATCTTGACTTAGTTTGGCTTCTGCATCTTTTAGCAAAGCTACAATGGTACTACGCTCCCATCGGACACCTTCCCCATTTGGTAAAATCCCATGAAAAAAATCTTGTATCACAGGTGCTTTTATAAACTCACTTGCTAAGTCTCTTGTATCGGAAAATGATTCTAGTAGTTGATGGAATGGATGGATATGTCGATCAAAACGTTGAGAACAATCATCTAGGTAACTAGCAGCCAACTGATAGTCTTCTTTTGATGAGAGAGGATGTTGTTCCAAAAAACAGTGTACCAGCTCATTACGTAATTTGACTAATTCTTCTAATTCTGTGGTAAAGCTTTTATGATATTCAGGAGACAGTTCAAGCTTATACGCTATGTGAATATGAGGCTGGTCTAGATCATCAGGTACATCGTCATCCTCCGTTGAGTTAGCTGATGTCTGATCTAGAAGGACATTACTTATGAATTCATTTGTGATTTTCCCTAGAGTCTTTGTAGAAAAATAGTTCTCTCTAGTTTCTTTTATTGATTGAATATCACTCAGTAGTCCTTTAATTTCGCAATTAGAAACACATCTTTTCATGACATGTTCATAGCTTTGAAAACGCAGGAGAAGCCTCCCATACTTTTGCTCAAAAACATTCTTCATTTCAGCAAGATCTTGCGTTTTAATAGTATTAGGGTTGTTCTCTATCATACCTGTATCGTTTATCCTATACGTAGTGTGTGTAACTATCTCTTAAAATAAGACGAGAAAATGCTGCTATAACTTAAGAGGAAATTACTTTGATAAAATATCTTTATAGCTTTGTCAGGGATGGTTTGGAGTAGCACAAATAAGTCCATTGATAAGTATAACAATAGCCAGCTAAGTTTTTTAATTATTATAACTTAGCTGGTGAGTTAATTACTGAGCAGTAAAAGCATCTTTGCTAAGATTAATAGGTTTGCCATTAGCATCTTCTGCTGAGATAACCTTTCCTTGATCAAAGGTTGCTTTAAAACGTATAGGGCCATTTTGTTGCCAAATTCTCCACTCACCTTCTTCTTTACCTGCTAGGTATTGTCCTTCAATATATTTGCTACCATCTTCATACCAGAGATTTGCTTTACCATTGGCTAGGTCATTTTCAAAGCGCATTTCTGACCATTTAATACCTTGCTCTGTCCATTCTGTAAAAGTGCCTTGGCGTTTACCTACAATAAAATGTCCTGAGCCTGCTTTTTGGCCATTTCTATACCATTGCACAAAAAATCCATCAATGCTTAATGGATCAATAGCTGTAAGGTCTTCTTTATTATGAATAATAAAAGGATCTGTCTGCTTAGTTTTGCCATCAACAAAAAAATTCTGCACTAAATAACCATTGGATTGAATTTTTAATAGCTGGCGGTAGCTACCTGTAGGTGAGGGTTTAGTGATGTTATTACCGCGTTCATCAAAATAAGCAATAGTAGTATTTTCAACTAGTTTAGGTGTTTGAGTACAGGCTGATATAAGCAAGGCAATACAGCCAAAAACAATAAAACGAGAGAATATAGTTATCATAGTTAATTTTCCATTTATGCACACCTTGGTTGACTTATGCTAACAGAAAAGGTTGAGTAAATTAAAGAATTAGTGGAGAAGGGTTGCGTAAAATTAGTTATACTTCAATATAAAATTTAGTTGAGTGACAGGGTATAGAGTGAAAAACACTTTATTAGTTATATTATTTTTGTTGAGTTTAACTAGCTTTGCTACTGCACAGACCGCCTTGATTAATCAGGCAGATTCTGTAGCAGATAATACCTTGCAAGAAGGTAAGATTATTGCCTATTACAATGAAGATTGGCAACAAGTGCCAGCTAATGGAAAGGTATCTTACTATCGTAAATTGATCTCTACCGATGGCAATAAAGGTTATTGGATACAAGACTTTTATGCAGATACTCATACCAAGCAAATGGATTCTGTTTTAGTTGCCAATAAGGCTAGTATTTTACAGGGACATATTATACCCAATGAGGGTAAGGTAGTGGTATGGTTCAAGGATGGTCTTAAAAAAGAGCAAAGTGAATATAAAAATGGCCAAATACAGTCCATTATAAAGTGGCATAGAAATGGTCAAAGAGGATTAGAAGGTTATTATCAACAAGGCGAAAGAAACGGAGTTTGGACGGGTTGGTATCAAAATGGTAATAAACATTGGCAGGGTAGTTTTGAAAGGGGAAAACGTCAAGGTTTGTGGACACTATGGTCAATTAAAGGTAATAAAGAGCGAGAAATGCAGTTTCAGCAAGGAGAAAAAATAGCCCAGTGGAGTAGTTTTGATGAGGATAATAAATAAGCTTATTAATAGTGTATTTTTAAGTAATGTTTATATTTCTTGGGGATATTTTAAATAGTTTTTTTACTACTGCTTTTCATATATTAATTATCCAATATATTTTACATGTAATTATTGTAATTTACACATGTAAAATATATAATTTGTAATATGTTTAATATTTATTGCTTTCTAGAGTAAAAATGTACAGAGAATAGAAAGTTTTATTAGGAGGTATATGATGGGATTAATATTTGTTGTTATTATGTTTGCAATTATTGGTGCTATTGCTAGTGCAGTAAACGCTTTAGCTGTTCATTGGGCCGCAGCATTAGCTGAAGCTGAATATCCTGATTATAAAGAAACTTTTATTACCATTTTTTGGGGATATATGGTTTTCTTTCTGGTTATGACTGTGCTCACAGTAGTTAAAATGCACAATGGTTTGTTTATGATTTTGATTTGGCTAGGTATTATCGGTTGGGTTATGTATACACTAGTTAATAAATTAGGAATAGAAGGTAATAAAAATATTGTTATTTTTGTTGGGATGTCTTTCTTCTTTAATGTAATGATCAGTTTTGTAATAAGTTTATTTATGCCCCGTTGATTTGATATAAAAAGAGTATGAGAAATTTATAACGATTGTTTATAGAGCAAGATAAAAAGTTTAATAAGAAGGTAGGATTACACAACGAGAGTGAAAGTGTAAT
This portion of the Entomomonas sp. E2T0 genome encodes:
- a CDS encoding tetratricopeptide repeat protein, translated to MNSIVSITDIMTKAQYCHSQQNSKQALQYYLQEADKGNADAMFSIACIYRYSDDVKRDCGQALQWFQKAADNGVIEALYEAGLILVDEKDYQQAFNYFLKAADQNNINAMFEIAHLYLNGEGVQEDQQQAKIWFKKAAELGHEGAQEELDRMQIFKLLNK
- a CDS encoding toxin-antitoxin system YwqK family antitoxin gives rise to the protein MKNTLLVILFLLSLTSFATAQTALINQADSVADNTLQEGKIIAYYNEDWQQVPANGKVSYYRKLISTDGNKGYWIQDFYADTHTKQMDSVLVANKASILQGHIIPNEGKVVVWFKDGLKKEQSEYKNGQIQSIIKWHRNGQRGLEGYYQQGERNGVWTGWYQNGNKHWQGSFERGKRQGLWTLWSIKGNKEREMQFQQGEKIAQWSSFDEDNK
- a CDS encoding toxin-antitoxin system YwqK family antitoxin, which codes for MITIFSRFIVFGCIALLISACTQTPKLVENTTIAYFDERGNNITKPSPTGSYRQLLKIQSNGYLVQNFFVDGKTKQTDPFIIHNKEDLTAIDPLSIDGFFVQWYRNGQKAGSGHFIVGKRQGTFTEWTEQGIKWSEMRFENDLANGKANLWYEDGSKYIEGQYLAGKEEGEWRIWQQNGPIRFKATFDQGKVISAEDANGKPINLSKDAFTAQ
- a CDS encoding OST-HTH/LOTUS domain-containing protein; translation: MEQHPLSSKEDYQLAASYLDDCSQRFDRHIHPFHQLLESFSDTRDLASEFIKAPVIQDFFHGILPNGEGVRWERSTIVALLKDAEAKLSQDGWTSLQCAIEYIKQHGADHLPKRYGCSSWRHVLHESKQFEIRKKSTNDHQSRIWYCSHTK